The sequence ATGCCAAAAGTACTGCCCCTGGAGTAGGTATAATAGGTCCATCTACCATATCTCTAACACTACTCATTCCAGGTGCATTTGTTATATGTTCTTCAAATACATCTTGTATAACTTTCCTAGTAGGTTCAATATTTAATTGATCAATTTTGGGATAAACATTTTCAACAAGATATAACTTAGCCTTAGAATCTGCAAATATTTCTTTTATTTCTTCTTTATTTTCAATATTACCAGCATATATCAGTGGAACATCTAAATCCAATTCTCTTATAAGCTCAGCATTATGGATAGCTGTATCTCTCTCTCCATAATCTACACCACCAGCTAATAAAATTATATTTGGCTTTATATTTTTAATCTTTTTTAAATCTGTTCTCCTCAATTTGCCAGCAGTAACAAGGTGAATATTTGCTCCAGCACCTAGAGCAGCTTCTTTAGCTGCTCTAACAGTCATATCATACACAAGTCCATGTACAGTCATTCTTAATCCACCAGCTGCACTACTAGTAGCAAACATCTCATCATATTCTAACACATCAACATCAAGATATTGTTTTAAACTTTCAACAGCACCTTTTAAGCCTATATTTACATCTCCTTCTTGTACCGATGTAGGTGCCTGCCCTTGACCTAAAAACTCTATCTCGTTACCTTCCTTAACCCCATTAAAAGCATTTACAACTGTAGTAGTACTCCCTATTTCAGCAATCAAAACATCTATTTTCATTTTGCCTCTTTTTCCCTTCTTCTTTTAACTAGGAAGGTTGCAACATCTACTCCTTTAGAGCCTCTACCAAAACCAGCATCTATTCCTTGCTTAACAGCTATTTCAGGTGTGACTTGAGTACCACCTGCAGTAATCATGATTTTATCTCTAATTCCTTTTTCAATACAAAGCTCATTTATTCTCTTCATGTTCTTATAATGGATATCATCATGACTTATTATAGTTGAAGCTAATATTGCATCTGCATTTAATTCTATAGCAGCGTCAACTAATTTTTCTACAGGTACTGATGTTCCTAAATAATGACATTCAATGCCATATTTCTCAATTCCACCATGTTTGATATCTATTATTTCTCTTAGTCCAACAGAGTGTTCATCTTCTCCTACGGTACCAGCAACTATCTTCATAGGGTTATTGCTGATATCTTCTCTAATCTCATCATCTGTCATAACTTCAGGCTTTGGAGGTATAACTAAATCATTTATATCAATAGTAAATGGAACTTTACCTTTCAATTCAATTCTTGTACCTTCTGAAGCTTGCATTATTTCTTTATGAATAACTTCAACTTCCTCAAGACCCATTTTTTTACCAAATTGAATCGCTGCAAACTCAGCAGTTCTTTCATTAGTTGGAAGCATCATAGTTAATAATACAACACCATCTCCTTGCCATTCCATTTCAGGTTTTATCAGTGAGCTATTTCTTAATTCTTTAGTTTCTTCCATTCTCTTATAGACATTGTCATTTTCATCAAGTTCGTCTATATAAACAATTTTACTTCTATCTTCAAATGAACAGCCATCAATTAAAGAAGAAGGGTTATCTACTGCATTTTCATCATACTGAGCAATATTATTATATCCGAAAAATGCTGTAACCGGAGCCATATAATCTTCATCTCTTTCGTAAACAGTACCAACACCAGTACCACCATTAATCTTTCTAACGATACCATCACCATTTCTTTCAGGATAATAACCAGAATCAACAAAGAAACCTTGTTCTACAGCCTTAAAATATCCCCCGTTTTCTATAATTTCTTCCATGAAAAGTACTGCTCGTTCTTTGAGTTCTCTAACTTTATCAGCTAAATAACCTTCATCTCTCTTAAGTTCAAGCATTTCCATTAGACCATCCATACCTACTAATGCTTGTTTAGCAGTATCAGTACCTTCTATATTAAATATATGCCATGGTACATTTCTACCTTCGTCTGGAGTA is a genomic window of Abyssisolibacter fermentans containing:
- the oraE gene encoding D-ornithine 4,5-aminomutase subunit OraE, whose product is MKLKPNEKLNIENILKDLENYEPKRRGWHWREPLGKAKIGKFEYSDCSKGLDQSQPLPAAHFFDDIDPQPNNVITTEIASGRFEDDIRRMRMAAWHGADHLMVIRTAGQSHFDGLIEGSPQGIGGIPVTRKQVRAQRKALDIIEEEVGRPINYHSYVSGVAGPEVAVMFAEEGVNGAHQDPQYNVLYRNINMVRSFVDAANAKNVMAWARIAQIDGAHNANATAREAWKVMPELMVQHAINSMFSVKAGMKKEDICLSTVPPTAPPAPCMKLDLPYAVALRELFKEYKMRAQQNTKYMGSSTREATVTHTLNLLISKLTRAEIQSTITPDEGRNVPWHIFNIEGTDTAKQALVGMDGLMEMLELKRDEGYLADKVRELKERAVLFMEEIIENGGYFKAVEQGFFVDSGYYPERNGDGIVRKINGGTGVGTVYERDEDYMAPVTAFFGYNNIAQYDENAVDNPSSLIDGCSFEDRSKIVYIDELDENDNVYKRMEETKELRNSSLIKPEMEWQGDGVVLLTMMLPTNERTAEFAAIQFGKKMGLEEVEVIHKEIMQASEGTRIELKGKVPFTIDINDLVIPPKPEVMTDDEIREDISNNPMKIVAGTVGEDEHSVGLREIIDIKHGGIEKYGIECHYLGTSVPVEKLVDAAIELNADAILASTIISHDDIHYKNMKRINELCIEKGIRDKIMITAGGTQVTPEIAVKQGIDAGFGRGSKGVDVATFLVKRRREKEAK
- a CDS encoding GlmL-related ornithine degradation protein gives rise to the protein MKIDVLIAEIGSTTTVVNAFNGVKEGNEIEFLGQGQAPTSVQEGDVNIGLKGAVESLKQYLDVDVLEYDEMFATSSAAGGLRMTVHGLVYDMTVRAAKEAALGAGANIHLVTAGKLRRTDLKKIKNIKPNIILLAGGVDYGERDTAIHNAELIRELDLDVPLIYAGNIENKEEIKEIFADSKAKLYLVENVYPKIDQLNIEPTRKVIQDVFEEHITNAPGMSSVRDMVDGPIIPTPGAVLLASKVLKEDMGDLVTIDVGGATTDVHSVTEGSEEINRILISPEPVAKRTVEGDLGVYVNMRNIVDLIGIQELADRMSIYKNELEEIIENHKPIPKSDIEKRFVEELTLEAVLTAVQRHAGKLRNLFGPSGKSTLAEGKDLTKVKYIIGTGGALTRLAKSKEIMSMIAKNNKGDGLFPTREAKILIDNYYIMASLGVLSKKYPEAGVALLKKSLGIN